A portion of the Candidatus Krumholzibacteriota bacterium genome contains these proteins:
- a CDS encoding class I SAM-dependent methyltransferase, translating to MSGRSTRVCPVEKAGSLDTKLRRWFQNPARILSPYVRQNMTVVDLGCGPGFFTIDLAFLAGPTGQVIAADLQEGMLDKVRAKISGTVLEETVILHKCEENRIGIDLPVDFVLAFYIIHEVPDKKSFFREIFSFLRPGGKILIVEPPFHVSEAGMKKTIRLAEEEGLRLLARPRLFLQKTALMGKEALTRKK from the coding sequence ATTTCCGGCAGAAGCACCCGCGTCTGCCCCGTCGAAAAGGCGGGTAGCCTCGATACGAAGCTGAGGCGATGGTTCCAGAATCCAGCCAGGATACTGTCGCCTTACGTCCGGCAGAATATGACCGTCGTCGACCTCGGTTGCGGACCTGGATTTTTTACCATCGACCTGGCGTTTCTGGCAGGGCCAACAGGGCAAGTCATCGCAGCCGACCTCCAGGAAGGGATGCTCGACAAGGTACGTGCCAAGATCTCAGGGACAGTACTCGAGGAGACTGTCATCCTTCACAAATGCGAAGAAAACAGGATCGGCATCGATCTGCCCGTTGATTTTGTGCTCGCCTTCTACATCATCCATGAAGTCCCCGACAAGAAAAGCTTCTTTCGGGAGATATTCTCGTTTCTAAGGCCAGGAGGGAAGATCCTCATAGTGGAACCTCCATTCCATGTCTCGGAAGCCGGAATGAAGAAAACCATCAGGCTGGCCGAAGAAGAAGGTTTAAGACTCCTCGCGAGACCCAGGCTGTTTCTTCAGAAAACCGCGCTCATGGGAAAAGAAGCGCTGACCAGGAAGAAATAA
- a CDS encoding T9SS type A sorting domain-containing protein — MRLRLFQSANYILLIAIMVGLVLMIPGMRSFSGLSAAGNWQSGPRLAGKVPVTRAMTSNTDKININIRTEGFDYEIIEADGENYARIRIDGCGVLTEEGSPELPFIRKLVAIPECEELLINARVIKSEKMERFIMYPAPKIERTPEGGIKEVYTRKREAYSKNGVIPENSAELTRTFYIRNQHVAEIRIYPIRCNPVTKEAEFAQEIELDITFKGAFGPVCVDNGPMGRVCENSLVNYGPEFGIFSESTGRTILGSGPGTVEICATLAQATANNTDYLIVVGHELWDDPGAQNSILQLAGKRSVFNGFNVSVIDVTNIANIDDYQDHLEIKESLYNFYHSNSAAHMPDDKLGYILLVGDAFTCLTPQCEPGDRVVILPTYSYSIFDPRSAANDMPYASFDDLNDCTPDVFIGRLSVDDPGEAAAIIDKIVAYEPHSASAGPDPWYRKFLYIGGHYDDLHELGDEVEAEVPPSYIYDELYKDCLAPPTISSLINEKINDGVSIIVEAGHGIDYYWGSDTWVYQSACPDTNMKVWYPPYYEVVDNGPEYPVIYAFSCRTAAFDYPLLDQYGNPAQYPGLNTYSPAFNRGEVDIYDCMAERLTVMPNRGAVGYIGYTRSAGANDMESVPDFVNELFRTQGMVGETVTSFFYSLVNPANEQFLVYLGDPALNPFFVEDQGDPSDDIDIAVVQGSSVVTEGTGQNVDINMDIKNVGVGDASGIYLELKEGTTLLWSGTIPALAAYDVTTVSMTAAVSGLGLHEYILTVDPGAVINELNEDNNTAIIEFDYNVDFSVVQGSFVKSSEIFGVGGANLLEVSVRNDGILSAGNIPVELTEGGDIIWSGDISELGPGSETVVSITVPVSEMGNHDYMFTINPGQVISELHTDDNSGSISIAAMYNRDGFPVTLFTGPGVSLPYAVPTVYQATDDENKRFLYKSGIINSSGSTVTTGEVAGYYSKSYDIPVGNVNSLDSRNVIGIFSLLPSEDRSVKIFDSVDLELVAELQFTGLSDGTSGYKTEGEALVYDLDRDGLDEIIYIERNYGSLEAFDGMMKIFSYKNGELTEIVSHTFDEGGGAGTYRPLEVAVEDIDFDNIPEIFVIGYRGDIEYPVFSFDMFIDIFSYDESLELVRHENQGLDGLIAVTPNDDISGNVILSDINGDDYLDMVATVNDGVATISGTDISSNTVNIQKIGTDNSFRTAVYSVDVDHSGNRELVLVSSEKVRILSVDGLWNLSVVYSYENAGSKITSGPSISDIDGDTYPEIIIGSANDLEDYYQITILDHNLVEETLWESVRLYGILNGDIAIDDIDRDSRHDLILMAETEESGFLYLFGTPWLSGGDISMPVEKGNNQHTNAEKRFIRGTFDENVTLCREVEVIGDLQINSPAVLHVAPGATIGIRDDDPYGTGVDAGRIEMTCYGGVSIKGLNNLEVSFYSNGDNPQPMDWFGLVLEANNLGGEISRCEISDAAIGIYGKNSTAPITVHMCKLNGNQSGAQFNFCNPEITYTQASYNTSSGIVISGYPVAAPEAFLDHCTMRNNTYYGIIFAFATGGIQHSFLENNGLAGILCLGANACPVVSYCSIIDNSFYAVNVLYDASPVIGNASTGQGGNNSIYNSPYYVFQDYSSPSTVIMAQNSYWGTEPGQMPAPRYFAPYMQGNVIYDPILFNDPLSGAPVTRPKSDPTRIFMSQNYPNPFNGGSTSINYSIPAGGAKVSLKIYDVAGRRVRTLVEAIQPSGSYQVNWDGQNENGAKVAQGIYFYRLVAGEETISKKMIYFR; from the coding sequence ATGCGTCTTCGGCTGTTCCAAAGCGCTAACTATATTCTATTAATAGCAATTATGGTGGGTTTAGTGCTGATGATTCCCGGTATGCGAAGCTTTTCAGGATTGTCAGCAGCCGGCAACTGGCAATCGGGTCCACGATTGGCCGGAAAAGTCCCCGTTACGCGAGCCATGACATCTAATACAGATAAAATAAATATCAATATCAGGACTGAAGGTTTCGATTACGAGATTATAGAAGCCGATGGTGAGAATTACGCGAGGATCAGAATAGACGGATGCGGTGTGCTGACTGAAGAGGGAAGTCCGGAACTTCCATTTATAAGAAAACTGGTTGCGATTCCTGAATGTGAAGAGCTTCTGATTAACGCTAGGGTGATCAAATCGGAAAAGATGGAACGATTCATTATGTATCCGGCACCGAAGATTGAGAGAACACCCGAGGGAGGGATTAAAGAAGTATATACAAGGAAAAGGGAGGCATATTCAAAGAATGGAGTAATCCCGGAAAATAGTGCTGAGCTCACAAGGACTTTTTATATTCGGAATCAGCATGTTGCCGAGATAAGAATTTATCCGATAAGGTGCAATCCTGTCACAAAGGAAGCAGAGTTCGCTCAGGAGATCGAACTGGATATCACCTTTAAAGGCGCTTTCGGACCTGTCTGCGTGGATAACGGACCTATGGGCAGGGTCTGTGAAAACTCACTGGTAAACTACGGTCCTGAATTCGGCATATTCAGCGAATCGACCGGGAGGACGATCCTTGGTTCAGGGCCGGGGACTGTTGAGATCTGCGCGACATTGGCGCAGGCAACAGCAAATAATACGGATTATCTGATCGTTGTCGGTCACGAGCTATGGGATGATCCCGGTGCGCAAAATTCGATTCTGCAGCTTGCAGGCAAGAGATCCGTTTTTAACGGGTTCAACGTATCAGTGATCGATGTGACAAATATCGCTAATATCGACGACTATCAGGATCACCTCGAGATCAAGGAATCTTTATATAATTTCTATCATTCGAATTCGGCGGCACATATGCCCGACGACAAGCTGGGATATATTCTGCTTGTCGGGGATGCTTTCACGTGTCTAACTCCTCAATGCGAACCTGGGGATAGGGTAGTGATCCTTCCTACGTATTCTTACAGCATATTCGACCCAAGAAGTGCAGCCAACGATATGCCCTACGCTTCCTTCGATGATCTTAATGATTGCACTCCAGATGTCTTCATAGGCAGACTCAGCGTTGATGATCCGGGTGAGGCGGCGGCGATAATAGACAAGATCGTAGCGTATGAGCCTCACTCAGCAAGCGCCGGACCTGACCCATGGTACAGGAAATTTCTATATATCGGCGGCCATTACGATGATCTGCACGAGCTTGGCGATGAAGTCGAGGCTGAAGTCCCCCCATCATATATTTATGATGAACTTTACAAGGATTGTCTCGCTCCACCGACGATAAGCAGTTTAATAAATGAAAAAATCAATGACGGGGTATCAATAATTGTAGAGGCTGGTCATGGAATCGATTATTACTGGGGGTCTGATACATGGGTTTACCAGTCGGCCTGTCCCGATACAAATATGAAGGTCTGGTACCCTCCATATTACGAGGTGGTCGATAATGGTCCGGAATATCCGGTCATTTATGCTTTTTCATGCAGGACAGCGGCATTTGACTACCCGCTTCTTGATCAATATGGTAATCCCGCGCAATATCCGGGATTGAATACTTACAGTCCAGCGTTCAACCGTGGGGAAGTCGATATATATGATTGTATGGCGGAACGGCTTACCGTCATGCCGAACAGGGGGGCGGTCGGGTATATTGGTTACACGAGAAGTGCCGGCGCAAACGACATGGAGAGCGTACCCGATTTCGTCAATGAGTTATTTCGCACGCAGGGTATGGTAGGTGAGACAGTCACGAGTTTTTTCTACTCGCTTGTAAACCCTGCTAATGAACAGTTTCTCGTTTATCTAGGCGATCCCGCGCTGAATCCATTCTTTGTCGAGGATCAGGGTGACCCCTCCGATGATATCGATATCGCAGTGGTTCAGGGCAGCTCGGTTGTGACAGAAGGCACGGGGCAGAATGTCGATATCAATATGGATATTAAAAATGTCGGCGTCGGTGATGCCTCGGGTATATATCTCGAACTTAAAGAAGGAACAACACTGCTCTGGAGTGGTACGATCCCGGCTCTGGCAGCGTATGATGTGACGACAGTGTCGATGACAGCTGCTGTAAGTGGACTTGGGCTGCATGAATATATCCTGACTGTAGATCCCGGGGCAGTGATAAATGAGTTGAACGAAGATAACAACACAGCGATCATCGAGTTCGATTACAATGTCGACTTTTCTGTAGTACAGGGAAGTTTCGTCAAAAGCAGCGAAATATTCGGAGTCGGGGGGGCAAACCTCCTTGAAGTGTCGGTCAGAAACGATGGGATCCTCAGTGCCGGGAATATCCCTGTCGAACTCACTGAAGGCGGGGATATTATCTGGAGCGGAGATATATCCGAGCTGGGACCGGGGAGCGAGACTGTCGTATCGATCACTGTCCCGGTATCAGAGATGGGGAATCACGATTATATGTTCACCATCAATCCGGGTCAGGTGATCAGTGAGCTTCACACCGACGATAACAGTGGAAGTATAAGTATAGCGGCGATGTATAACAGAGACGGATTTCCAGTAACGCTGTTTACCGGTCCCGGCGTTAGTCTGCCGTACGCCGTTCCCACCGTCTACCAGGCTACAGACGATGAGAATAAAAGATTCCTTTACAAGTCGGGTATCATCAATTCGTCCGGGAGTACAGTTACGACTGGTGAGGTTGCCGGGTATTACTCGAAGTCTTACGATATACCTGTCGGTAACGTCAATTCTTTGGACTCAAGAAATGTCATTGGCATCTTTTCCCTGCTTCCATCGGAGGATCGATCTGTGAAGATATTCGATTCGGTAGATCTAGAGTTGGTAGCGGAGCTTCAATTTACAGGACTCTCTGATGGGACAAGCGGTTATAAGACCGAGGGAGAAGCTTTAGTGTATGACCTCGATCGTGACGGTCTGGACGAGATCATCTATATCGAACGGAATTACGGTTCGTTGGAAGCGTTTGACGGTATGATGAAGATATTCAGCTACAAAAATGGAGAGTTGACTGAGATCGTTTCCCACACCTTTGATGAGGGGGGAGGAGCCGGTACGTACAGACCACTGGAGGTCGCGGTTGAGGATATAGATTTCGACAATATCCCCGAGATATTCGTGATCGGGTACCGTGGAGATATTGAATATCCGGTATTCAGCTTCGACATGTTCATAGATATCTTCAGTTATGACGAATCGCTTGAACTTGTCAGGCATGAAAACCAGGGGCTCGATGGTTTGATTGCCGTGACCCCTAATGACGATATATCCGGTAATGTGATCCTGTCCGATATCAATGGTGACGATTATCTCGACATGGTAGCCACGGTCAATGATGGGGTCGCGACGATCAGTGGGACCGATATTAGCAGCAATACAGTAAATATTCAGAAGATCGGAACGGATAATTCTTTCCGGACCGCCGTTTACAGTGTTGATGTCGACCACTCCGGTAACAGGGAGCTTGTTCTGGTATCATCAGAGAAGGTAAGAATACTCTCCGTGGACGGTTTGTGGAACCTGTCAGTTGTTTATTCATACGAAAACGCAGGCTCAAAGATAACAAGCGGGCCCTCTATCTCTGATATCGATGGAGATACCTATCCGGAAATAATAATCGGATCGGCAAACGATCTGGAAGATTATTATCAGATAACGATACTCGATCACAATCTTGTCGAAGAGACCCTGTGGGAATCAGTGAGACTCTATGGTATCCTGAATGGAGATATAGCGATCGATGATATCGACAGGGATAGCAGGCATGACCTTATCCTTATGGCTGAAACAGAGGAGAGTGGTTTCCTCTATCTCTTCGGGACTCCATGGCTTTCAGGTGGAGATATCTCGATGCCGGTGGAAAAGGGTAATAATCAGCATACGAACGCAGAAAAGCGATTCATCAGGGGAACTTTCGACGAGAATGTGACTCTCTGCAGGGAAGTGGAAGTGATCGGCGATCTGCAGATCAATTCGCCGGCGGTACTCCACGTCGCGCCTGGAGCCACGATCGGCATCCGGGACGATGATCCATATGGTACTGGTGTCGATGCCGGCAGGATCGAGATGACCTGTTATGGCGGAGTATCGATCAAGGGGCTAAATAATCTCGAAGTATCTTTCTATTCAAATGGTGATAACCCTCAACCAATGGACTGGTTCGGTCTGGTTCTCGAAGCAAATAATCTCGGTGGTGAGATTTCACGGTGTGAGATAAGCGACGCGGCGATCGGGATCTATGGCAAAAACAGTACTGCCCCGATCACCGTCCACATGTGCAAATTAAATGGAAATCAGAGCGGGGCTCAGTTTAATTTCTGCAACCCCGAGATAACCTACACCCAGGCTTCCTACAACACCTCATCGGGAATTGTCATCTCTGGATACCCGGTCGCTGCTCCGGAAGCTTTTCTCGATCATTGCACGATGCGGAACAATACATATTACGGTATAATCTTTGCCTTTGCGACCGGCGGGATTCAGCATTCATTTCTTGAGAATAATGGTCTGGCCGGAATTCTGTGTCTCGGGGCGAATGCCTGTCCGGTGGTCAGTTACTGCAGTATCATCGACAACAGTTTTTATGCCGTAAATGTCCTTTATGATGCTTCCCCGGTGATCGGCAATGCTTCAACCGGGCAGGGAGGTAATAACTCGATTTATAATTCGCCCTATTACGTTTTTCAGGATTACTCTTCTCCCTCTACCGTGATTATGGCACAGAACTCTTACTGGGGTACAGAACCCGGCCAGATGCCCGCTCCGCGATATTTCGCTCCGTATATGCAAGGAAATGTGATTTACGATCCGATCCTGTTTAATGATCCTTTGTCAGGCGCGCCAGTGACCAGGCCGAAGAGTGATCCAACCAGGATATTCATGTCGCAAAACTATCCCAATCCTTTCAATGGAGGCAGTACTTCCATAAATTATTCTATTCCCGCAGGGGGAGCGAAAGTAAGCCTGAAGATATATGATGTGGCGGGTAGAAGGGTAAGGACGCTTGTCGAAGCGATTCAACCTTCCGGTTCGTATCAGGTAAACTGGGACGGACAAAATGAAAATGGTGCGAAAGTAGCTCAGGGGATATACTTCTACAGGCTTGTTGCCGGTGAAGAGACGATCTCTAAAAAGATGATCTATTTCCGGTAG
- a CDS encoding PD40 domain-containing protein has product MVSFIPVASGAAVGAKMMRYPSIDPAGKKIAFSYQGDIWTADLDGTGARRITIHEAYESNPCWSPDGKYIAFSSNRYGNNDIYTIPAEGGAVRRLTWYSAGDEASDWSLSSGILFSTRRDFRQVEWDSEIYSVSPGGGTPERFFDAFGEEAVTSPDGRYTAFVRGACRIEREAYTGSANKQIWIYDSKNKSYIEATSSPAQDFCPRWYDDKTLYYLSSAPGSYNIHSVVIDEEGNASRPVQVTGFKDDGIRHFDISATGKVIIAEYQTGLYTIDTSGTGAKAIELNIGTDYRFDPVIHESFRADIDQYSISPNGKYSALAIHGEIFITENHKKKERTVNISRSPWRDIDPVWTSDTTVAFISDRGGNFDIYMVRSDDSGQTDIFKSLKHKTTRLTNTDLDESELTVSPDRKLISFIQGNGTLITASIENDRIINKVTLLDGWATPGNISWSPDSRYLAYYLEDLNFNPEIYIHPADNSTSGVNVSMHPRGDFNPVWSPDGSKLGFTSERNNRNSDIWFVWLKKSDWEKTTSDWEEEEEDGERALAPEAKKEKKNDGDDEDKKDVEPLRIDFDLIHERLVQVTSLPGDEGNIQISKDGKMFFFTAPGGSGEGNDLFSVKWDGKDLKQITQGAQKPVYLRMDDKKEYLYMLKSGKLARIKAKSDKVENVAFTANLQIDHDAEREQIFEEVWRTLGAYFYDPQFHGRSWNDLKKKYRPWAMEASTKHDFRDVVNIMLGQLNASHMGLYGGDRAETQTERTGLLGVEIRPEKEGVRVVRVIPDSPAGKTESTLAEGDLITSVDGAAVTKDINFYSLFINKGDEKVLLSVRDKKKKEREVVIRPVNSLRNELYNEWVRKNRKLTEELSGGRLGYLHIQAMGWESFERFEREFTAAGSGKEAIVIDVRYNGGGWTTDYLMAVLNVDQHAYTIPRGAAGSLEKDHIRFREYYPYAERLPFYPWMKPSIALCNESSYSNAEIFSHAYKTLHLGTLVGKPTFGAVISTGGKRLIDGSLIRIPFRAWYVKATDENMEIMPAVPDIIVENPPGNKGEGKDPQLERAVKELLNQIDR; this is encoded by the coding sequence ATGGTTTCATTCATTCCGGTCGCCTCGGGAGCTGCCGTCGGCGCGAAGATGATGAGATATCCGTCGATAGATCCGGCAGGGAAAAAGATCGCTTTTTCATACCAGGGGGATATCTGGACGGCTGATCTCGATGGGACAGGGGCGAGAAGGATCACCATACATGAAGCTTACGAAAGCAATCCATGCTGGAGCCCTGACGGGAAATATATCGCTTTTTCCAGCAACAGGTATGGAAATAACGATATCTACACTATTCCTGCTGAAGGTGGCGCGGTAAGAAGGCTTACCTGGTATTCGGCCGGTGATGAGGCATCTGACTGGAGCCTTTCATCGGGGATCCTTTTTTCGACCAGAAGGGATTTCAGGCAGGTCGAGTGGGACAGCGAGATATATTCAGTAAGCCCCGGTGGAGGGACGCCTGAAAGGTTTTTCGACGCCTTCGGCGAAGAGGCTGTCACATCTCCTGATGGCAGGTATACTGCTTTTGTGAGAGGCGCATGCAGGATAGAGCGGGAAGCGTATACAGGTTCTGCCAACAAGCAGATATGGATCTACGATTCGAAAAACAAAAGTTATATAGAGGCCACTTCATCACCTGCTCAGGATTTTTGCCCAAGGTGGTATGACGATAAGACTCTGTATTATCTGAGCAGCGCTCCAGGCAGTTATAATATCCATTCGGTAGTCATCGACGAAGAAGGAAACGCCTCGCGGCCGGTACAGGTAACGGGCTTCAAAGATGACGGGATCAGGCATTTTGATATAAGCGCCACGGGTAAAGTGATCATTGCGGAATACCAGACGGGTCTTTACACGATCGATACGAGTGGTACCGGTGCAAAGGCGATTGAACTTAATATCGGCACCGATTACAGGTTCGACCCCGTCATCCACGAAAGTTTCAGGGCTGATATCGATCAGTACTCGATCTCCCCGAACGGCAAGTACAGCGCTCTGGCGATACACGGAGAGATCTTTATAACCGAGAACCATAAGAAGAAAGAAAGGACAGTAAATATCAGCCGTTCGCCATGGAGGGATATCGATCCGGTCTGGACCAGCGATACGACTGTGGCCTTTATCAGCGACAGGGGCGGCAATTTCGATATCTATATGGTAAGATCGGACGACTCCGGTCAGACGGACATTTTCAAGAGTCTTAAGCATAAGACGACAAGATTGACCAATACCGATCTGGATGAATCAGAACTCACAGTCTCTCCGGACAGGAAGCTGATCTCCTTCATCCAGGGAAACGGGACTTTGATCACAGCTTCGATCGAAAATGATAGGATCATCAATAAAGTGACCCTGCTTGACGGCTGGGCGACTCCGGGGAATATCTCATGGAGCCCGGACAGCAGATATCTTGCCTACTACCTCGAGGATCTCAATTTCAATCCGGAGATCTATATTCACCCGGCCGATAATTCAACAAGCGGAGTGAATGTCAGCATGCATCCAAGGGGGGATTTCAATCCGGTATGGAGCCCCGATGGAAGTAAACTCGGATTCACTTCGGAGCGCAACAACCGTAACAGTGACATCTGGTTCGTATGGTTGAAAAAAAGCGACTGGGAAAAGACGACCAGCGATTGGGAAGAGGAAGAGGAAGACGGAGAAAGAGCGCTTGCGCCTGAGGCAAAAAAAGAGAAGAAGAATGATGGCGATGATGAGGATAAAAAGGATGTTGAACCTCTGCGGATAGATTTCGATCTTATCCATGAAAGGCTTGTCCAGGTGACCTCTCTTCCCGGGGACGAGGGAAATATTCAGATTTCCAAAGATGGAAAGATGTTCTTTTTCACCGCTCCGGGAGGATCGGGTGAGGGAAATGATCTTTTTTCCGTAAAATGGGACGGTAAGGACCTGAAGCAGATAACGCAGGGAGCCCAGAAGCCGGTCTATCTCAGAATGGATGATAAAAAAGAATACCTGTATATGCTAAAGAGTGGAAAGCTAGCCAGGATTAAGGCAAAAAGCGATAAGGTCGAGAATGTGGCATTCACGGCGAATCTCCAGATCGATCATGACGCCGAGCGTGAACAGATATTTGAAGAAGTATGGAGGACTCTAGGAGCGTATTTTTACGATCCCCAGTTCCATGGCCGCAGTTGGAATGACCTGAAGAAAAAATACAGACCATGGGCTATGGAAGCATCTACGAAGCATGATTTCAGGGACGTGGTCAATATCATGCTCGGACAGTTGAACGCCAGCCATATGGGGCTGTATGGTGGCGATCGCGCCGAGACCCAGACGGAGCGTACCGGACTTCTCGGAGTTGAGATCAGACCGGAAAAAGAGGGAGTCAGGGTTGTAAGAGTAATACCTGACTCGCCGGCGGGAAAGACGGAAAGCACTCTGGCCGAGGGCGACCTGATCACTTCTGTCGATGGAGCGGCAGTTACGAAAGATATCAATTTCTACTCTCTTTTCATCAACAAGGGGGATGAGAAGGTACTTCTTTCGGTAAGGGACAAAAAGAAGAAGGAAAGGGAAGTCGTAATCCGGCCAGTGAACTCTCTGAGAAACGAACTGTACAATGAATGGGTGAGGAAAAACAGGAAATTGACTGAGGAACTCTCCGGTGGCAGGCTTGGGTATCTGCACATCCAGGCAATGGGATGGGAAAGCTTTGAAAGGTTCGAAAGGGAATTCACCGCGGCTGGATCAGGTAAGGAAGCGATAGTGATCGATGTCAGGTACAACGGCGGCGGGTGGACGACAGACTACCTTATGGCTGTTCTTAACGTCGATCAGCATGCCTATACGATTCCGAGAGGCGCGGCGGGAAGCCTGGAAAAAGACCATATCAGGTTCCGGGAATATTATCCGTACGCTGAAAGGCTTCCTTTCTATCCATGGATGAAACCATCGATAGCACTTTGCAACGAATCGAGCTATTCGAACGCGGAGATTTTCTCTCACGCTTACAAGACTCTTCATCTCGGTACGTTAGTGGGGAAACCGACATTTGGAGCTGTGATCTCAACGGGCGGCAAAAGATTGATCGATGGTTCGCTGATAAGGATCCCGTTCAGAGCCTGGTATGTAAAGGCGACCGACGAGAATATGGAGATTATGCCCGCGGTCCCCGATATAATCGTGGAAAATCCGCCAGGCAATAAGGGGGAGGGAAAAGACCCGCAGCTGGAGAGAGCTGTAAAAGAACTATTAAACCAGATCGATCGATAA